The genomic stretch CCGCGCGAGTTGCGAAGCACCTGCGGGGTTCCGGTGTCCCGCTTGTAGTCAGCGTAGACGTCGTTGCTGTCGGCGCTGATGTCCGAAACCGTAATACCCCCCCAGCTATCGTACTCGGCGGTCCTCGAGCCATACGTGCTGACGCTTACAGCCATGGCTGCGGTCGGTGCTGCGAACGCGAGCGCGGCCACAGCTGCCCCGACAGCTAGGTAAGAATTTTTCTTCAAGATTCCCCGATTCTCCTCCGGAGTCATCATCACCCGCTGTAGCAGGCGCAAATCGCTCCGCTACATCGAGCTAAGCATCTCGATGCATCAAAGTCAATCTTTTGGATTTGAGCTTTCCCCGCACTGCGCGGTGTTCTCTTGTCAGGTTGTGCAGCCAACGCTGCCGGTGCCGGCATTCGGCCAGCACATCCACGTACAGGGCAACCTGATGTTCGTAGCGCAGCGCTGCCTGCTGCACCTTCACTCCATGAACGGCTTGCCAGCGTGCACCCAGGAAGCCAGCGAGCAAGGCAAAGAAGCCGCCGGCGAGGGCGGCTAATACTCCAACGTCACTTGGCCTGTTTGCGCTGGTAGTGGGATCGGCGGGCTCGGGCTTGGGATGTTCGTCGCCAGATCGACCAGTGCAGGATGTGTTCTGGTGGGAGCGCCACGGTGAGGACGCAGGGCCATTGCGTGAAATTGGTGACGTTACGTGACTGTGTCGATGAGTTGGGTTGATCGGCGGTTGGCGGTTCTGGTGGCGCGGGCGATGTTGGTTGCGCCGTTGAGGCGGTGGTAGCCGATCGCGGTGTTACGCAGGGTGGCGAACACGGCGGGTCCGGTGCCGGTCCTGGCGCGGTGGGCGTCCTCGCGGAACGTCACATCGCGGACGTGGTGCAGGGCGTTCTCGATGAGCCACTCGTTGCGGGCGAACGCGCCCAGGTCGTCTGGTTGGGCCAGGCTGGCGGGCAGGCTCATGGTGTAGTAGGCGGTCTCCCGGCTGGTCTTGCCCTTGATGGTGCGGGTCCGGGTGATCCGCACCGCTTGCTGCGCGTGCGGGAACGCGAGGCCACCGTCGGTGTGCACGGTCACCGCTTTGACGGTGCGGGTCTCCCTACGGCCGTGCCCCACCTCGCGCTGCTGGCCACCGGCCTGGATCTCATGCCACGGCAACGCTTTGAGCTGTGCGTACAGCCTCGGCTGGTTCGCCTTCGCCGCGACCATGAAATCCCCACCCCGGGCGGCGACGGCGCGGGCGTGCCCGGTCTGCGCGTGCAGAGCATCCGCGACGATCACCACGCCGCGCAGCGACCCGAGCTGGGCGACGACCTGGTCGAGTAGCGGGGTGAACGCCGGGATCTCCTTGGATTTCGTCTCGATCTGGACCTGGCCGAGCACGATCCCGGTCCGGGTGTCGTACGCGGCGAGCAGGTGCACCTGCCGGCCGTCGACAGTGCGGGCACCGCGCAGGACTTTGCCGTCGATGGCGATGACCAGCCGCCACCTACGGCCCGTGACCTGCAGCGGGGTGCTGCGCTCGCGCAGCCACCGCGTCAACACCTGCTGCAACACGCCCGCGTCGATGCGGATCAGCAGCCGCCACAGCGTCGTCGCCGCCGGGACCGTGTCGGCGAAGCCGAGCTTGCGCCACGCCGGGCGGTCGAGGTCACGCACCCAATCGTGCACGGCGGTGAAGGTGCACGCCCCAGCCAGCACCGCGCACACCGCCACCGCCAGCAGACTCGACAGACCGTAACGACGACCCCGCACATCGCGGGGGTCCGGCACCACCTGCAACGCGACCAACAACCCGGGCCGCTCACGGTCGGTGACCGGCGCGGGAGGCGTAACGCAGGGCGTGGTTGGCAGCAGGACCTTGATCGATGATGATGACATGCGCGGGTGCGGCCCTTCCCGGGATCACGACGTTCTAGACAAACCTCATGATCACCGATGGGTCACACCCGTCCTCAGTAGACCCCTGAAAACAGTTCGGCCCAGCTCAGAGCCCCCGCGCATCGACAACGCAAAGACCCTGGTGAGGACGAGGGCGTTGAAGTGTCGGCGGATCTCGGCGATGGTCAGCGCGATGATCTCTAGGGTGGCGTCGGGCCAGGACGATTGCGTAGTCGGCTGATGGGTCGTTGACCAGGAGTTTCGAGGCGAGTTCGGCCTTTGCGGGTGTGAGAAGCGGGTGAGGCCGCATCGGTGATCATGGGGTTGCGACGCTTCACGACGCCGAGGAAGACTTACCCGCCGATGGCATCGTCTCTCATCCCCGCACTGGCCGTAGCAGCCCCCATCTCCGTTGCTGAGGCCGCGCCGGTCACCGACGGTGAACACGGCGGGCTGCTGCACGCGCTCGCCGCTGTTCCTGATCCACGCGATCCACGGGGCGTGCGTACCCGCTGACCGCGTTGCTGGCGGTGGCGGTCTGTGCCGTCATGGCCGGGGCGTCGTCGATCGCCGCGATCACGGATTGGCTGCACGACCTGGATGAACGCGCCCAAGAACGGCTCGGGTTCACCGCAGGGGTACCGGTCGGCAGCACTGTCTGGCGGGTACTGATGCGCCTGGACGACACGCTGCTCGGCACTGTCCTGGCCGGCTGGCTGCGTACCCGCACTCCCGCCACGGTGAGCAGATCGAGGCGGTACCGCACGATCATCGCCATCGACGGCAAGACACTGCGCGGCGCCCGCACCTGCGACGGCCGCCAGGTGCACCTGCTGTCCGCCCTGGACACCACGACCGGAATCGTGCTCGCCCAGGTCACCGTGGACACCAAGAGCAACGAGATCACGTCGTTCGCGCCGCTGCTCGACGCCGTCGAACAGGTACTCGGCACCCTGGCCGGGGTGCTGTTCATCGCCGACGCCCTACACACCCAGACCGGCCACGCCAACGAGGTCACCGCCCGGCAGGCGCACCTGCTCGTGCAGGTCAAGGCCAACCAGCCGACCCTGTTCACACAGCTCAAACAGCTGCCCTGGGCGCAGATCCCGGTCGGTGCCCGCATCCGCGACCGCGGCCACGGCGGCCGTGAGACCCGCACCGTCAAAGCCGTCACCGTCGCCACCCCCAGCGGCATCGCCTTCCCACACGCCCACCAAGCCGTATGGATCACCCGAACCTGCGTCACCGCTGGTAGGACCAGCCACGAGACCGCCTACCTAACCGTGTCGCTGTCCGCAGACCAGGCCCTACCCCGTGACCTGCAAACCTGGATCCGCCGCCACTGACACGTCGAGAACCGCCTCCACCACGTACGTGACGTGACGTTCCGTGAAGACCTCCACCAAGCCCGACCAGGCACCGGACCCGCCGTCATCGCAACCCTACGTAACGCCGCGATCGGCTGGCACCGCATCACCGGCGCCACCAACATCGCCCGCGCCAACCGCCGATCACCCGACCTGATCACCGCCGTGACCAACAGCTACCCGACAACGCAATGACCCTGGGGGTTTTCGGGGGGTGATTCAAAACCCCATCGATGAAAATGAGGCCCTGACCAGCGAACCTGCTGGTCAGGGCCTCTCTCTGAGCCGCCTGACGGAATCGAACCGTCGACCTACGCATTACGAGTGCGTCGCTCTAGCCGACTGAGCTAAGGCGGCAACGATCGCCAAGTGTACGGCACGCACCACGCCGGGGCGGAGCGGGATTCCCCGGACTCGACGGACCGGACATCGGGCGCGTTCGGGCTCGGCACGGCACACCGCGCGGCACTACGCTCCGACGGGTGACCGACGACCACATCCCCCGCGACGAACCGGTCGATCCCCTGCCCGGTGACGGTACGCGTCCCGAGGCCGACAGCCACTACGCGCCCGAGCCGGTGACGGCCAGCGGTCGGGCGGCGCCACTCGGGACGTACGCCGAGGAGGCGTCCGGGGGGCGGGCGGCGCGACGGCCCCGCAGCGCCGATCCGTTGGAGCTGGGCTTCACGCCCCGCAAACCGGTCCCGTGGCTCGCGCCGTTCCTGCTGATCAGCACCGGTCTGCGGACGTTGTTGGCGGTGCTGTTCGGGGCGTACCTGGACAAGCGGGAACTCCAGAAGGCGCTGGACGCGGAGGTCGCCCGCCAGGTCGGGCCGGACGGCGGGCTCTGGCTCGACTACGTGGCCGACCTGGGCGA from Micromonospora craniellae encodes the following:
- a CDS encoding ISAs1 family transposase, translating into MSSSSIKVLLPTTPCVTPPAPVTDRERPGLLVALQVVPDPRDVRGRRYGLSSLLAVAVCAVLAGACTFTAVHDWVRDLDRPAWRKLGFADTVPAATTLWRLLIRIDAGVLQQVLTRWLRERSTPLQVTGRRWRLVIAIDGKVLRGARTVDGRQVHLLAAYDTRTGIVLGQVQIETKSKEIPAFTPLLDQVVAQLGSLRGVVIVADALHAQTGHARAVAARGGDFMVAAKANQPRLYAQLKALPWHEIQAGGQQREVGHGRRETRTVKAVTVHTDGGLAFPHAQQAVRITRTRTIKGKTSRETAYYTMSLPASLAQPDDLGAFARNEWLIENALHHVRDVTFREDAHRARTGTGPAVFATLRNTAIGYHRLNGATNIARATRTANRRSTQLIDTVT
- a CDS encoding ISAs1 family transposase — its product is MAVCAVMAGASSIAAITDWLHDLDERAQERLGFTAGVPVGSTVWRVLMRLDDTLLGTVLAGWLRTRTPATVSRSRRYRTIIAIDGKTLRGARTCDGRQVHLLSALDTTTGIVLAQVTVDTKSNEITSFAPLLDAVEQVLGTLAGVLFIADALHTQTGHANEVTARQAHLLVQVKANQPTLFTQLKQLPWAQIPVGARIRDRGHGGRETRTVKAVTVATPSGIAFPHAHQAVWITRTCVTAGRTSHETAYLTVSLSADQALPRDLQTWIRRH